The proteins below are encoded in one region of Methanofollis aquaemaris:
- a CDS encoding DUF7123 family protein: MGNNKSIRENYNNTQDRIVQYLMGGLRKGKHYFKSKYIAHDLGLSAKEVGTNLAILSEICEELEIQRWSYSNSTTWMVCPRAA; the protein is encoded by the coding sequence ATGGGTAACAATAAGAGTATCCGGGAAAACTATAACAATACACAGGACCGGATTGTCCAATATCTCATGGGAGGTCTAAGAAAAGGCAAGCATTACTTCAAGTCGAAGTACATTGCCCACGACCTCGGACTCTCGGCAAAGGAGGTCGGCACAAACCTCGCCATCCTCTCAGAGATCTGTGAGGAACTTGAGATCCAGAGGTGGAGTTATTCAAACTCGACGACATGGATGGTCTGCCCCAGGGCGGCATGA
- the ade gene encoding adenine deaminase: MDECMNAARGSVPADRLFTGLSLYNPFTCTWEETSFAVKDGRVVGMGEGYEARETVDLGGARVVPGLIDAHVHIESSLLTPREYARAVLPRGTTTVVADPHEIANVSGKEGIEFVLSEGSRSALSVLVTLPSCVPATPLDEGGAVLTADDLAEFVGREGVAGLGEMMNVPGVLNGDPEVWKKLGLFRVREGHAPMLSGKDLNAYIFAGIQSDHESTTLEEAEEKLRLGMYIMMREGSTERNIRALAPLLTPCTSSRCCLATDDRHADMLVSEGHIDDCIRKLVKEGVPLEVALRAATLSSAQRFGLEDRGAVAPGRRADFCVLKSSPEFEVAATYVQGVRYEDPGYQAPACPPPVFRCRPPDPADLAVGGRGMARVIGLNRGQIVTDDLRCRVETVPDLEHDILKVVVCDRYRHGGCGVGLVRGFGMKEGAIAASVSHDTHNIVAVGVSDEEICRAVREVTDRKGAMVAVRGERVTVLPLPCGGLMATEPYPEVCRRLEALKGETAAMGAVDDPFMYLSFLALTVIPHLRVTDRGVFDAAAFADVPLFCEEEK, translated from the coding sequence ATGGACGAATGCATGAATGCTGCACGCGGGAGCGTGCCCGCCGACCGTCTCTTCACCGGCCTCTCCCTGTACAACCCCTTCACCTGCACCTGGGAGGAGACTTCCTTTGCGGTGAAGGACGGGAGGGTCGTCGGGATGGGCGAGGGTTACGAGGCGCGGGAGACCGTCGACCTTGGGGGCGCGAGGGTCGTCCCCGGTCTCATCGACGCCCATGTCCACATCGAGAGTTCTCTGCTCACGCCGCGGGAGTACGCGCGGGCGGTGCTCCCGCGAGGGACGACGACGGTCGTCGCCGACCCGCACGAGATCGCCAATGTCTCGGGGAAGGAGGGGATCGAGTTCGTCCTCTCCGAGGGGTCGCGCTCGGCCCTCTCGGTGCTGGTCACGCTCCCGTCCTGTGTCCCGGCCACCCCCCTGGACGAGGGCGGGGCCGTGCTCACGGCGGACGACCTCGCGGAGTTTGTCGGGAGAGAGGGGGTCGCGGGCCTGGGCGAGATGATGAACGTCCCCGGCGTCCTGAACGGCGACCCCGAGGTCTGGAAAAAACTCGGGCTCTTCCGGGTCAGGGAGGGGCACGCCCCCATGCTCTCGGGAAAAGATCTCAACGCCTATATCTTCGCCGGGATACAGAGCGACCACGAGTCCACAACGCTTGAGGAGGCCGAGGAGAAACTCCGTCTCGGGATGTACATCATGATGAGGGAGGGCTCGACCGAGCGAAATATCAGGGCCCTCGCCCCCCTGCTCACGCCCTGCACTTCGTCGCGCTGCTGCCTGGCGACCGACGACCGGCACGCCGACATGCTCGTCTCGGAGGGGCATATCGACGACTGCATCAGGAAACTGGTGAAGGAGGGAGTGCCCCTGGAAGTCGCGCTCAGGGCGGCGACCCTCTCCTCAGCCCAAAGGTTTGGGTTGGAGGACCGCGGCGCCGTCGCACCCGGACGGCGGGCGGACTTCTGCGTGCTCAAAAGTTCGCCTGAGTTCGAGGTGGCGGCGACCTATGTGCAGGGCGTACGCTACGAAGACCCCGGTTACCAGGCCCCGGCATGCCCGCCGCCGGTCTTCAGGTGCCGCCCGCCCGATCCCGCAGATCTTGCGGTCGGGGGCCGGGGCATGGCGAGGGTCATCGGCCTCAACAGGGGGCAGATCGTCACCGACGACCTGCGGTGCAGGGTGGAGACCGTCCCCGATCTCGAACACGATATTCTCAAGGTCGTGGTCTGCGACCGCTACCGGCACGGGGGGTGCGGGGTCGGTCTGGTCCGGGGTTTCGGGATGAAGGAGGGTGCGATCGCCGCAAGTGTCTCCCACGACACCCACAATATCGTCGCCGTCGGGGTCTCTGACGAGGAGATCTGCCGGGCGGTGCGCGAGGTGACCGATCGCAAGGGCGCGATGGTCGCGGTGAGGGGCGAGCGGGTGACCGTCCTTCCCCTGCCGTGCGGGGGGTTGATGGCGACCGAGCCCTACCCCGAGGTCTGCCGGAGGCTTGAGGCCCTCAAGGGGGAGACCGCGGCGATGGGTGCGGTCGATGACCCGTTCATGTACCTCTCGTTCCTTGCGCTGACCGTGATCCCGCATCTCCGGGTGACCGACCGCGGGGTCTTTGATGCGGCGGCCTTCGCCGATGTCCCGCTCTTCTGCGAGGAGGAAAAGTGA
- a CDS encoding FHA domain-containing protein, producing MMEEEAGTHTLLVERDEDFLAELSEYLDVLGSGTRLKILKVIERRPKDIREISREIETSYENTKKHIDKLLRIGVIRKEAGMSRPTAKGVHPVWKYSVVPGGMEGIVRSLSLFGNVGLMPSDAVLSERLAAVQEQVSEELATAVPVLMLLGGPDDGKVFPLHGERVAVGREDPGGTGGYDRMADIVLAEHYAAVTRVTHPHALLTLEEGAWYLEDCGSTGGTVLNSVLLEGKQKVALHDGDLIALGKGMKGARLVVTLPGA from the coding sequence ATGATGGAGGAAGAAGCAGGGACTCACACACTTCTGGTCGAGCGCGACGAGGACTTCCTCGCCGAACTCTCCGAATATCTCGACGTGCTCGGGAGCGGGACGCGCCTGAAGATCCTGAAGGTGATCGAGCGGCGGCCCAAGGATATCAGGGAGATCTCGCGCGAGATCGAGACGAGTTATGAGAACACCAAGAAGCACATCGACAAACTGCTCAGGATCGGGGTGATCAGGAAGGAGGCCGGGATGAGCAGGCCGACGGCGAAGGGGGTGCACCCGGTCTGGAAGTATTCGGTGGTTCCGGGGGGGATGGAGGGGATTGTCAGGAGTCTCAGTCTCTTCGGCAATGTCGGGCTCATGCCTTCCGATGCCGTGCTTTCCGAACGTCTTGCCGCGGTGCAGGAGCAGGTCTCGGAAGAACTGGCGACGGCCGTGCCGGTGCTGATGCTCCTCGGCGGTCCTGACGACGGGAAGGTCTTCCCCCTTCATGGGGAGCGGGTCGCCGTCGGCCGGGAGGATCCGGGCGGGACGGGGGGATACGATCGGATGGCCGATATCGTTCTTGCCGAGCATTACGCCGCGGTGACCAGGGTCACCCACCCGCATGCCCTGCTGACGCTGGAGGAGGGGGCCTGGTATCTTGAGGACTGCGGGAGTACCGGCGGGACGGTGCTCAACAGCGTCCTCCTTGAAGGGAAACAGAAGGTCGCCCTCCATGACGGCGACCTCATCGCCCTGGGAAAGGGCATGAAGGGTGCCCGTCTTGTCGTCACCCTGCCCGGCGCCTGA
- a CDS encoding GTP-binding protein: MAREKLKLCVFGSFNAGKSSLITALDPSSRHVEADCDGESTTVALDFGRVQVGEQQVYLFGTPGQDRFEFARKILSRGMDGAIIVVDSTTAPDDMMRELYAWLKGTGLPVVFMLNKCDLPGSRPSLYADAIGDASVHLISARTGENVHEALASFVKGIVRC; this comes from the coding sequence ATGGCACGTGAGAAACTCAAACTCTGCGTATTCGGATCCTTCAATGCAGGGAAGTCTTCTCTAATTACTGCGCTCGATCCCTCATCCCGGCATGTCGAGGCAGACTGCGATGGCGAGTCGACGACCGTTGCCCTCGACTTCGGACGGGTACAGGTGGGGGAGCAGCAGGTCTATCTCTTCGGGACGCCGGGACAGGACAGGTTTGAGTTTGCGAGGAAGATTCTCTCCAGAGGAATGGACGGGGCGATCATTGTGGTCGACTCGACGACCGCACCCGACGATATGATGCGGGAACTGTATGCGTGGCTGAAGGGGACCGGGTTGCCGGTTGTCTTTATGCTCAACAAGTGCGATCTCCCGGGGTCCAGGCCTTCTCTCTATGCCGATGCAATCGGCGACGCTTCAGTCCATCTCATCTCCGCCCGGACCGGCGAGAATGTGCATGAAGCGCTTGCCTCCTTTGTCAAGGGCATTGTCAGGTGTTGA
- a CDS encoding methanogenesis marker 8 protein codes for MDEHIIEAAGKARVVIRDGKVVEVGEPVIRSCPLAERFSHPVREMTGEEIKRNIEERIRTFGMCTPEREVLADPDFVLFGASELLSAAVRRGDLDAAVVACDGAGTVVAINPRLVQGIGGRMSGLVKTSPIPAVIRRIEENGGAVLDPVTARIDPIAGVEAAMQAGYRAVAVTVASPAVATEVRMRYPDAIIVGVHLTGLSAGEAEEIAAVADIVAVCASRHLREAAGRRALLQAGTAVPVFALTQRGKEIILAKIRETDRQVVVTGGHLPVAGTRGPEPLV; via the coding sequence ATGGACGAACATATCATCGAGGCCGCCGGGAAGGCGCGGGTTGTTATCAGGGACGGCAAAGTCGTCGAGGTGGGCGAACCGGTGATCAGGTCGTGCCCGCTCGCCGAACGGTTCTCCCATCCGGTCAGGGAGATGACGGGAGAGGAGATCAAGAGGAACATCGAGGAGCGGATCCGCACCTTCGGGATGTGCACGCCAGAGCGCGAGGTGCTTGCCGACCCGGACTTCGTTCTCTTCGGGGCTTCGGAACTGCTGAGCGCGGCGGTGCGGCGGGGTGACCTCGACGCCGCAGTCGTCGCCTGCGACGGGGCAGGGACGGTCGTCGCCATAAACCCGCGGCTGGTCCAGGGGATCGGCGGGCGGATGTCGGGGCTCGTGAAGACCTCGCCCATCCCCGCGGTGATCCGGCGGATCGAGGAGAACGGGGGGGCGGTGCTCGACCCGGTGACGGCGCGGATCGATCCGATCGCCGGGGTCGAGGCGGCGATGCAGGCCGGGTACCGGGCGGTGGCGGTGACGGTCGCCTCGCCTGCGGTCGCCACCGAGGTGAGGATGCGGTACCCCGACGCCATCATCGTGGGGGTGCACCTGACCGGGCTCTCGGCCGGGGAAGCCGAAGAGATCGCGGCGGTGGCGGACATCGTGGCGGTCTGCGCCTCGCGGCACCTCCGCGAGGCGGCCGGGCGGCGGGCCCTCCTCCAGGCCGGGACCGCGGTGCCGGTCTTTGCCCTGACGCAACGGGGCAAGGAGATCATCCTGGCAAAGATCAGGGAGACCGACCGGCAGGTGGTGGTCACCGGCGGGCATCTCCCGGTCGCGGGGACGCGGGGGCCCGAGCCGCTGGTGTGA